A window of Chitinophaga sp. MM2321 contains these coding sequences:
- a CDS encoding TssN family type VI secretion system protein, translating into MRYTAKFYLMLAGVMAVGSILVALLSRYIKNFSLYKKKALWYLVCTTLVFAVISSIPFLFTHQNLMSQYLFYEVWFLGLGIVHCHFMYTRFWANETTLLSELSFIIAIWLFGGIAFVLVHRLLNKDTFLYYPMLTSMFSFVLPTFVYKTFEKMMAIPVKVHKWWQYPMYKDVPEVNEEEMKDLIVIGLEMEKGLRDHNRTYFRARTPIKMDLGDLFYHFINDYNDRYPNTPIDFADTNGQAYGWVFHLKPRWFGSAKTLDPNKAVFMNGIRENSVIICNRITLS; encoded by the coding sequence ATGAGATACACTGCTAAATTCTATTTGATGCTGGCCGGCGTAATGGCCGTGGGTTCTATCCTGGTGGCTTTACTCAGCAGATACATTAAAAATTTCAGTCTTTATAAAAAGAAAGCACTGTGGTATTTAGTATGTACAACGTTGGTGTTTGCTGTCATCAGTTCCATTCCTTTTCTTTTTACGCATCAGAACCTGATGAGCCAGTACCTCTTTTATGAAGTGTGGTTTTTAGGATTAGGTATTGTGCACTGCCATTTTATGTATACACGTTTCTGGGCCAATGAAACCACGCTGCTGTCGGAGCTGTCTTTCATCATCGCCATCTGGTTATTCGGCGGTATTGCATTTGTACTGGTACATCGTTTACTTAATAAGGATACCTTCCTTTATTATCCCATGCTGACCAGCATGTTTTCTTTTGTACTGCCTACATTTGTTTATAAAACTTTTGAGAAGATGATGGCCATTCCTGTGAAAGTGCATAAATGGTGGCAATACCCGATGTATAAGGATGTGCCGGAAGTGAATGAAGAAGAAATGAAAGACCTGATCGTGATAGGACTGGAAATGGAAAAAGGACTGCGGGATCATAACCGCACGTATTTCCGGGCACGCACGCCTATTAAAATGGATCTCGGTGATCTTTTTTATCATTTTATCAATGATTATAATGACCGTTATCCCAATACACCGATTGATTTTGCGGATACCAACGGACAAGCCTATGGCTGGGTGTTTCACCTGAAGCCGCGGTGGTTCGGATCTGCCAAAACACTGGACCCTAACAAGGCTGTGTTTATGAACGGGATCAGGGAGAACAGTGTGATCATTTGCAACAGAATTACGTTATCCTAA
- the tssO gene encoding type VI secretion system TssO → MQVLNKQERTTSFMWFLLFFLITVALFVVAVFFNYQVPARENASLRKELSTFRQEQAFQAEFLQKLDKVKRNLDSINLPNQNANYMDQVIAASLADMRNSIPKEAVTHYGLYDNVVQNCLSLQQTKQQLRELQHAQQDIAGLKEQVMDLNSKLESKSRDLDNCRQMMLLNSRAH, encoded by the coding sequence ATGCAAGTATTAAACAAGCAGGAGAGGACTACTTCTTTTATGTGGTTCCTGTTATTTTTCCTGATAACAGTGGCGCTGTTTGTAGTGGCGGTATTTTTTAATTACCAGGTGCCTGCGCGGGAGAATGCATCGCTGCGTAAAGAGTTGAGCACATTCAGGCAGGAACAGGCTTTCCAGGCGGAGTTCCTGCAAAAGCTGGATAAGGTAAAGCGTAACCTGGATTCTATCAACCTGCCCAATCAGAATGCCAACTACATGGATCAGGTAATAGCAGCATCTCTTGCAGATATGCGCAATTCCATTCCCAAAGAGGCGGTAACACATTACGGGCTGTATGATAATGTAGTGCAGAACTGTTTATCGTTGCAACAAACAAAACAGCAGCTGCGTGAATTACAGCATGCGCAACAGGATATTGCAGGGCTGAAGGAACAGGTGATGGATCTGAATAGCAAGCTGGAAAGTAAGAGCAGGGATCTGGATAATTGCAGACAGATGATGTTGCTCAATAGCCGTGCTCACTAA
- the tssD gene encoding type VI secretion system tube protein TssD, which translates to MSFKSVLTVNGENYNVQHAAYDLSQETDATGRPSAITRGGRIKLTVESNGKTDLFEWMVNNFERKDGTITFYKRDTDSKLKTLDFKEGYLVKFEESFDYENKNPMVISFTISAREISMGNAKHVNEWV; encoded by the coding sequence ATGTCCTTCAAATCAGTACTGACAGTAAATGGTGAGAACTACAATGTTCAACATGCCGCTTACGATCTTAGCCAGGAAACAGATGCTACGGGCCGTCCCTCCGCCATTACACGTGGTGGCCGCATCAAATTGACCGTAGAGTCAAACGGAAAAACAGATCTCTTTGAGTGGATGGTTAACAACTTTGAAAGAAAAGATGGAACCATTACGTTCTACAAAAGAGACACTGATTCCAAATTGAAAACATTGGATTTTAAAGAAGGTTATCTGGTGAAATTCGAAGAGTCTTTTGACTATGAGAATAAAAACCCGATGGTAATTTCCTTCACCATTTCCGCCCGTGAAATTAGCATGGGCAATGCCAAGCATGTTAATGAATGGGTGTGA